From one Rattus norvegicus strain BN/NHsdMcwi chromosome 7, GRCr8, whole genome shotgun sequence genomic stretch:
- the Or7a38c gene encoding olfactory receptor 1082, with product MESGNSTRRFSSFFLLGFTENPQLHFLIFALFLSMYLVTVLGNLLIIMAIITQSHLHTPMYFFLANLSFVDICFTSTTIPKMLVNIYTQSKTITYEDCISQMCVFLVFAELDNFLLAVMAYDRYVAICHPLCYTVIVNHRLCILLLLLSWVISIFHAFIQSLIVLQLTFCGDVKIPHFFCELNQLSQLTCSDNFPSHLIMNLVPVMLAAISFSGILYSYFKIVSSIHSISTVQGKYKAFSTCASHLSIVSLFYSTGLGVYVSSAVVQSSHSAASASVMYTVVTPMLNPFIYSLRNKDVKRALERLLEGNCKVHHWTG from the coding sequence ATGGAATCAGGGAACAGCACaagaagattttcaagtttttttcttcttggatTTACAGAAAACCCACAACTTCACTTCCTCATTTTTGCACTATTCCTGTCCATGTACCTGGTAACAGTGCTTGGGAACCTGCTTATCATTATGGCCATCATCACACAGTCTCATTTGCATAcacccatgtactttttccttGCTAACCTATCCTTTGTGGACATCTGtttcacctccaccaccatcccaAAGATGTTGGTAAATATATACACCCAGAGCAAGACCATCACCTATGAAGACTGTATTAGCCAGATGTGTGTCTTCTTGGTTTTCGCAGAATTGGACAACTTTCTCCTGGctgtgatggcctatgaccgATATGTGGCTATCTGTCACCCACTGTGTTACACAGTCATTGTGAACCACCGGCTCTGtatcctgctgcttctgctgtccTGGGTTATCAGCATTTTCCATGCCTTCATACAGAGCTTAATTGTGCTACAGTTGACCTTCTGTGGAGATGTGAAAATCCCTCACTTCTTCTGTGAGCTTAATCAGCTGTCCCAACTCACCTGTTCAGACAACTTTCCAAGTCACCTCATAATGAATCTTGTACCTGTTATGTTGGCAGCCATTTCCTTCAGTGGCATCCTTTACTCTTATTTCAAGATAGTATCCTCCATACATTCTATCTCCACAGTTCAGGGGAAGTACAAGGCATTTTCTACATGTGCCTCTCACCTTTCCATTGTCTCCTTATTTTATAGTACAGGCCTCGGAGTGTACGTCAGTTCTGCTGTGGTCCAAAGCTCACATTCTGCTGCAAGTGCTTCGGTCATGTATACTGTGGTCACCCCCATGCTGAACCCCTTCATTTATAGTCTAAGGAATAAAGATGTGAAGAGAGCTCTGGAAAGACTGTTAGAAGGAAACTGTAAAGTGCATCATTGGACTGGATGA